From Rhodovastum atsumiense, a single genomic window includes:
- a CDS encoding PfkB family carbohydrate kinase, with the protein MAEIICMGELLVDFVPTTTGVDLAAADLFKKAAGGAPANVAVGLARLGVPSAFMGKVGEDGFGHFLADTLAQAGVDITPLRFTAAARTALAFVSLRADGDREFLFYRNPSADMMFAPDDVDEAAIAGARLLHFGSISLIGEPSRSATLQAVALARQYGKRISYDPNLRLALWPDETAARTSLRLGLQQADIVKISAEEIQFLTGLDDPVAGARALWHDRLVLMAVTCGAQGCIWLTPDAAGEVAGFPVAAVDATGAGDAFMAGLLAGVRDHDAAALTPAALDRICRFANATGAITTTARGAIPSLPDRPAVHAFLTAHGHPISA; encoded by the coding sequence ATGGCCGAAATCATCTGCATGGGCGAGTTGCTGGTCGATTTCGTTCCAACGACCACGGGCGTGGATCTCGCGGCGGCGGACCTGTTCAAGAAGGCGGCCGGCGGCGCCCCCGCGAATGTCGCCGTCGGCCTGGCCCGGCTGGGTGTGCCGAGCGCCTTCATGGGCAAGGTCGGCGAGGATGGCTTCGGCCACTTCCTTGCCGATACCCTGGCGCAGGCCGGGGTGGACATCACGCCGCTGCGCTTCACCGCTGCCGCGCGCACGGCGCTCGCCTTCGTCTCGCTGCGTGCCGACGGAGATCGCGAGTTCCTGTTCTACCGCAACCCGAGCGCGGACATGATGTTCGCGCCCGACGACGTGGACGAAGCCGCGATCGCCGGTGCGCGGCTGCTGCATTTCGGCTCGATCAGCCTGATCGGCGAACCTTCGCGCAGTGCCACGCTGCAGGCAGTGGCGCTGGCCCGCCAGTACGGGAAACGGATCAGCTACGATCCCAATCTGCGGCTGGCGCTGTGGCCGGATGAAACGGCCGCACGCACCAGCCTGCGTCTCGGGCTGCAACAGGCCGACATCGTCAAGATCAGCGCGGAAGAGATCCAGTTCCTGACCGGTCTCGACGATCCGGTCGCCGGGGCGCGCGCCCTCTGGCACGACCGGCTGGTGCTGATGGCGGTCACCTGCGGCGCGCAAGGCTGCATCTGGCTCACGCCCGATGCGGCCGGCGAGGTGGCGGGCTTCCCCGTCGCCGCGGTGGACGCCACTGGCGCGGGCGACGCCTTCATGGCCGGCCTGCTCGCCGGGGTGCGCGATCACGACGCGGCGGCCCTGACCCCCGCCGCTCTCGACCGGATCTGCCGCTTCGCCAACGCGACGGGGGCGATCACCACCACCGCGCGGGGCGCGATCCCGTCCCTGCCGGACCGGCCAGCCGTGCATGCCTTCCTCACCGCGCACGGGCACCCCATCTCCGCCTGA
- the gatA gene encoding Asp-tRNA(Asn)/Glu-tRNA(Gln) amidotransferase subunit GatA, with the protein MVFDLTLAGARAALRAREISARELTGAYLGAIEALNPKLNAYITVTPELALRQAEAADAALARGEGGPLAGIPLAIKDLFCTAGVRTTAASNILRPFVPPYESTVTANLLRDGAVFLGKANLDEFAMGSSNMTSAFGPVTNPWTRPADAAALVPGGSSGGSAAAVAARIALGATATDTGGSIRQPASFCGLAGIKPTYGRCSRWGIVAFASSLDQAGPLARTVEDCAILLGSMAGHDPKDSTSADRPVPDFAAACRRGVKGLRIGVPREYRSEGMPAEIEALWQQGLQWLRDAGAETVDVSLPHTKYGLATYYIVAPAEASSNLARYDGVRFGARVDGGDLIETYENTRAAGFGAEVRRRVLIGTYVLSAGYYDAYYLKAQKVRALILKDFTDVFRQVDALVTPTAPSAAFAQGERMDDPVKMYLNDVFTVPANMSGIPGLSVPAGLDADGLPLGLQVLGRPFDEETVFAVGAAIEQAAGVTALPSLRAGA; encoded by the coding sequence ATGGTGTTCGACCTGACGCTTGCCGGTGCGCGGGCTGCGCTGCGGGCGCGCGAGATCTCGGCTCGTGAGCTGACCGGGGCTTACCTGGGCGCCATCGAGGCGCTCAATCCGAAGCTGAACGCCTATATCACGGTGACGCCGGAGTTGGCGCTGCGCCAGGCCGAGGCGGCCGATGCGGCGCTGGCGCGGGGCGAGGGGGGGCCGCTTGCCGGCATCCCGCTGGCGATCAAGGACCTGTTCTGCACCGCGGGCGTGCGCACGACGGCGGCCAGCAACATCCTGCGCCCCTTCGTGCCGCCCTATGAGAGCACCGTCACCGCCAACCTGCTGCGCGACGGCGCGGTGTTCCTCGGCAAGGCCAATCTTGACGAGTTCGCCATGGGCTCGTCGAACATGACCTCGGCCTTCGGTCCGGTGACCAATCCCTGGACGCGGCCGGCCGACGCGGCCGCCCTGGTGCCGGGCGGATCGTCAGGTGGCTCGGCCGCCGCGGTGGCGGCGCGGATCGCGCTGGGGGCGACGGCGACCGATACCGGCGGATCGATCCGTCAGCCGGCGAGTTTCTGCGGCCTGGCCGGCATCAAGCCCACCTATGGGCGGTGCAGCCGCTGGGGGATCGTGGCCTTCGCTTCCTCGCTCGATCAGGCGGGGCCGCTGGCGCGGACGGTGGAGGATTGCGCCATCCTGCTCGGTTCCATGGCCGGGCATGACCCGAAGGATTCCACCAGCGCCGACCGGCCGGTGCCGGATTTCGCGGCGGCCTGCCGGCGCGGTGTGAAGGGTCTGCGCATCGGCGTGCCGCGCGAGTACCGCAGCGAGGGCATGCCGGCGGAGATCGAGGCGCTGTGGCAGCAGGGGCTGCAATGGCTGCGCGATGCCGGCGCCGAGACCGTGGACGTGTCCTTGCCGCACACGAAATATGGGCTGGCCACCTACTACATCGTGGCGCCGGCGGAAGCGTCCTCGAACCTTGCCCGCTATGACGGGGTGCGCTTCGGCGCGCGCGTCGATGGCGGGGACCTGATCGAGACCTACGAGAACACCCGCGCCGCCGGCTTCGGCGCCGAGGTGCGGCGGCGCGTGCTGATCGGCACCTATGTGCTGAGCGCCGGTTATTACGATGCCTATTACCTGAAGGCACAGAAAGTCCGTGCGCTGATCCTGAAGGATTTCACCGATGTGTTCCGGCAGGTGGATGCGCTGGTGACGCCGACCGCACCCTCGGCGGCCTTCGCCCAGGGCGAACGGATGGACGATCCGGTGAAGATGTACCTCAACGACGTGTTCACCGTGCCCGCCAACATGTCCGGCATTCCCGGGCTGTCGGTGCCGGCGGGGCTGGATGCCGATGGGCTGCCGCTCGGCCTGCAGGTGCTGGGGCGGCCCTTCGACGAGGAAACCGTGTTCGCGGTCGGCGCGGCGATCGAGCAGGCGGCCGGCGTCACCGCGCTGCCCTCGCTGCGGGCGGGAGCGTAA
- the gatC gene encoding Asp-tRNA(Asn)/Glu-tRNA(Gln) amidotransferase subunit GatC: MSLDPATVRRIAKLARIRVDEAQLGPLQAELNGILGWIEQLNEINVDGVEPLAGAAQMTLKMREDVVTDGGIREQVLANAPDRAGDFFAVPKVVE, from the coding sequence ATGTCGCTCGATCCCGCGACTGTTCGTCGCATTGCCAAGCTCGCCCGCATCCGGGTGGACGAAGCGCAACTGGGGCCGCTGCAGGCCGAATTGAACGGCATTCTCGGCTGGATCGAGCAGCTCAATGAGATCAACGTCGACGGCGTGGAGCCGCTGGCAGGGGCGGCGCAGATGACCCTGAAGATGCGCGAGGACGTGGTGACGGATGGTGGCATCCGCGAACAGGTGCTGGCCAACGCGCCGGACCGGGCGGGTGACTTCTTTGCCGTGCCGAAGGTGGTGGAGTGA
- the gatB gene encoding Asp-tRNA(Asn)/Glu-tRNA(Gln) amidotransferase subunit GatB, translated as MSYVIEGNTGPWEVVIGLEVHAQAITRAKLFSGAATDFGAEPNTQVSFIDAAFPGMLPVINREAVAQAVRTGLGLNARINLISRFDRKNYFYPDLPPGYQISQYEHPIVGAGTITIELADGSTRAIGVTRLHLEQDAGKSLHDQHPYKTYIDLNRAGVPLMEIVSEPDMRSPEEAGAYLRKLRTILRYLGTCDGNMEEGSMRADVNVSVRRPGEPYRTRCEVKNVNSVRFVMQAIEAEAKRQIVVWEEGGTVLQETRLFDPARGMTRSMRSKEDAHDYRYFPDPDLLPLVLDEAWVEELRRGLPELPDEKRARFIQEYGLSDYDAGVLVAEQATAAFFEEVARGRDAKAAANWVMGDFFAMLNRTGRSIEDPPVSAAALGKLLDLIADSTINGRIAKDVFEAMVETGEAPDAIVDQRGLRQVTDTGAIDAAVAKVLGANADKVAEFRGGKEKLFGFFVGQVMKEMKGKGNPALVNEVLKRALA; from the coding sequence ATGAGCTACGTGATCGAGGGCAACACCGGCCCGTGGGAAGTGGTGATCGGCCTGGAGGTGCACGCCCAGGCGATCACCCGCGCCAAGCTGTTCAGCGGGGCGGCGACCGATTTCGGCGCCGAGCCGAACACGCAGGTGAGCTTCATCGATGCCGCCTTCCCCGGCATGCTGCCGGTGATCAACCGCGAGGCCGTGGCGCAGGCGGTGCGCACCGGGCTCGGGCTGAACGCGCGCATCAACCTGATCAGCCGTTTCGACCGGAAGAATTATTTCTATCCCGACCTGCCGCCGGGCTACCAGATCAGCCAGTACGAACACCCGATCGTCGGCGCCGGCACCATCACCATTGAACTGGCCGATGGATCGACCCGCGCGATCGGGGTGACGCGGCTGCATCTGGAACAGGATGCCGGCAAGAGCCTGCACGACCAGCATCCCTATAAGACCTATATTGACCTCAACCGCGCCGGGGTGCCGCTGATGGAGATCGTCAGCGAACCCGACATGCGCTCGCCCGAGGAAGCCGGAGCCTATCTGCGCAAGCTGCGCACCATCCTGCGCTATCTCGGCACCTGCGACGGCAACATGGAGGAAGGCTCCATGCGCGCCGACGTGAACGTCAGCGTGCGCCGGCCCGGCGAGCCGTACCGGACGCGCTGCGAGGTGAAGAACGTCAACTCCGTGCGCTTCGTCATGCAGGCGATCGAGGCCGAGGCGAAGCGGCAGATCGTGGTCTGGGAGGAAGGCGGCACCGTCCTGCAGGAGACGCGGCTGTTCGATCCCGCCCGCGGCATGACGCGGTCCATGCGCTCCAAGGAAGACGCGCATGACTACCGCTATTTCCCCGATCCCGACCTGCTGCCGCTGGTGCTGGACGAGGCCTGGGTGGAGGAATTGCGGCGCGGCCTGCCGGAACTGCCGGACGAGAAGCGCGCGCGCTTCATCCAGGAGTACGGCCTGTCGGACTATGACGCCGGCGTGCTGGTGGCCGAGCAGGCGACCGCTGCTTTCTTCGAGGAGGTCGCGCGCGGGCGCGACGCCAAGGCAGCGGCCAACTGGGTGATGGGCGATTTCTTCGCCATGCTGAACCGCACCGGCCGCAGCATCGAGGATCCGCCGGTGAGCGCCGCGGCACTGGGCAAGCTGCTCGACCTGATCGCCGACAGCACGATCAATGGCCGCATCGCCAAGGACGTGTTCGAGGCGATGGTGGAAACCGGTGAGGCTCCGGACGCGATCGTCGATCAGCGGGGCCTGCGGCAGGTGACCGATACCGGGGCGATCGACGCGGCGGTGGCGAAGGTGCTGGGGGCCAATGCCGACAAAGTCGCCGAGTTCAGGGGCGGCAAGGAGAAGCTGTTCGGCTTCTTCGTCGGGCAGGTGATGAAGGAGATGAAGGGGAAGGGGAACCCGGCGCTGGTGAACGAAGTGCTCAAGCGCGCGCTCGCCTGA
- a CDS encoding ABC transporter permease subunit: protein MSQTNAKADAARPVGGAGLSSRQVQIRSMLQAAGMLPVLVILWIAFHYLSDSRFLTAQNLSIVAQQASINTVLAAGMTFVILTGGIDLSVGSILAISAMMALLTSLIPDWGMLGILAGLLTGLAFGLANGALIAFGNLPPFIVTLGSLTAVRGLARLIGSDTTVFNPDLPFAFIGNGSLPLGGSFGIPWLVVIALLVILASWFLLRRTVLGVRIYAVGGNPAAARLSGIKVWSVLLFAYAASGLLAGLGGVMAAARLFAANGLQLGQSYELDAIAAVILGGTSFVGGIGSIWGTLIGALIIASLTNGLVLLGVSDIWQFVIKGLVIIGAVGLDRARLQGGART, encoded by the coding sequence ATGAGCCAGACGAATGCGAAGGCCGATGCCGCACGGCCGGTTGGCGGCGCCGGGCTGTCATCACGACAGGTGCAGATCCGCAGCATGCTGCAGGCCGCCGGCATGCTACCGGTGCTGGTGATCCTGTGGATCGCCTTCCACTATCTCAGCGACTCCCGCTTCCTCACTGCCCAGAATCTTTCCATCGTGGCGCAGCAGGCCTCGATCAACACCGTGCTCGCCGCCGGCATGACCTTCGTCATCCTGACCGGCGGCATCGACCTGTCGGTCGGCTCCATCCTGGCGATCTCGGCGATGATGGCGCTGCTGACCTCGTTGATCCCCGACTGGGGCATGCTGGGCATCCTCGCCGGATTGCTGACCGGGCTCGCCTTCGGCCTGGCCAACGGCGCGCTGATCGCCTTCGGCAACCTGCCGCCCTTCATCGTGACGCTCGGCTCGCTCACCGCCGTGCGCGGGCTGGCGCGGCTGATCGGCAGCGACACCACGGTGTTCAACCCGGACCTGCCCTTCGCCTTCATCGGCAATGGCAGCCTGCCGCTCGGCGGCAGCTTCGGCATTCCCTGGCTGGTGGTGATCGCCCTGCTGGTGATCCTGGCCTCGTGGTTCCTGCTGCGGCGGACCGTGCTGGGGGTGCGGATCTATGCGGTGGGCGGCAATCCGGCGGCAGCGCGGCTGTCGGGCATCAAGGTCTGGTCTGTGCTGCTGTTCGCCTACGCCGCCTCCGGCCTGCTCGCCGGGCTGGGCGGGGTGATGGCGGCGGCACGGCTGTTCGCCGCCAACGGGCTGCAACTCGGCCAATCCTACGAACTGGACGCCATCGCCGCGGTGATCCTGGGCGGCACCAGCTTCGTCGGCGGCATCGGCTCGATCTGGGGGACGCTGATCGGGGCCCTCATCATCGCCTCCCTGACCAACGGCCTGGTGCTGCTCGGGGTTTCGGATATCTGGCAGTTCGTCATCAAGGGCCTGGTGATCATCGGTGCGGTGGGACTGGATCGCGCCCGCCTGCAAGGCGGAGCCCGCACCTGA
- a CDS encoding M48 family metallopeptidase, with the protein MPVLLIAFIIGTIAWTGVSVWLSARQIAHVRQHRDRVPADFADSVPLEDHRKAADYTVARERLAGIGTLVDLGVTLGWVLGGISLLYGALAAWMPASLGRGVAFVVAMAAIGALLHLPLTLYETFAIEHRFGFNRTTLRTFIADRFKGWVIALVIQVPLLFACLWVMRSFSGLWWLWTWLGLLGVMVAAPTVYVRLIAPLFNRFAPLENPSLRARIENLLARCGFRASGLFTMDASRRSSHGNAYFIGFGRTKRIVLFDTLLDRSTDAEVEAIVAHELGHFHHHHVLFGLLRSAVITFAGLAAFGWLCKQDWLLPSFGIPWRDDALALVVCFFLASLVGPPLTLAGNWLSRRNEFQADDYARKHAGAAPMISALLKLSRDNASTLTPDPLYTLVHYSHPPVPLRVQHLREGQDAALEPVG; encoded by the coding sequence GTGCCCGTTCTGCTCATCGCCTTCATCATCGGCACGATCGCCTGGACCGGCGTTTCGGTGTGGCTGTCCGCCCGGCAGATCGCCCATGTGCGGCAGCACCGCGACAGGGTTCCCGCCGACTTCGCCGACAGCGTGCCCCTGGAGGACCACCGCAAGGCCGCCGACTACACGGTCGCGCGCGAACGCCTGGCCGGCATCGGCACGCTGGTCGATCTGGGCGTGACGCTGGGCTGGGTGCTGGGCGGGATCAGCCTGCTTTACGGTGCCCTCGCAGCCTGGATGCCGGCCTCGCTGGGGCGTGGCGTGGCCTTCGTGGTGGCGATGGCGGCGATCGGCGCGCTGCTGCACCTGCCGCTGACGCTTTATGAAACCTTCGCGATTGAACATCGATTTGGCTTCAACCGAACGACGCTGCGGACCTTCATCGCCGACCGGTTCAAGGGCTGGGTGATCGCGCTGGTGATCCAGGTGCCGCTGCTGTTCGCCTGCCTTTGGGTCATGCGCAGCTTTTCCGGCCTGTGGTGGCTGTGGACCTGGCTCGGCCTGCTGGGGGTGATGGTCGCCGCCCCCACCGTCTATGTCCGGCTGATCGCACCGCTGTTCAACCGCTTCGCGCCGCTGGAGAACCCATCGCTGCGCGCGCGCATCGAGAACCTGCTGGCACGCTGCGGCTTCCGCGCCTCCGGCCTGTTCACCATGGACGCGTCACGCCGTTCCAGCCACGGCAACGCCTATTTCATCGGCTTCGGCCGCACCAAGCGCATCGTGCTGTTCGACACCCTGCTCGACCGCAGCACCGATGCCGAGGTGGAGGCGATCGTGGCGCACGAGCTTGGTCATTTCCACCACCACCATGTGCTGTTCGGTCTGTTGCGCAGCGCCGTCATCACCTTTGCCGGGCTGGCGGCGTTCGGCTGGCTGTGCAAGCAGGACTGGCTGTTGCCTTCTTTCGGCATTCCCTGGCGTGACGACGCCCTGGCCCTGGTGGTCTGCTTCTTCCTCGCCTCGCTGGTCGGGCCGCCGCTGACGCTGGCCGGCAACTGGCTGTCGCGCCGCAACGAGTTCCAGGCGGACGATTACGCCCGAAAGCATGCAGGGGCAGCACCGATGATCTCTGCCCTGCTCAAGCTGTCGCGTGACAACGCATCGACGCTGACGCCGGACCCGCTCTACACGCTGGTGCACTACTCGCATCCGCCGGTGCCACTGCGGGTGCAGCACCTGCGCGAAGGCCAGGACGCTGCCCTGGAGCCCGTTGGTTAA
- the edd gene encoding phosphogluconate dehydratase — translation MTIQARIGEITERITRRSHDERSRYLDRIDAAGEAAAKMPRKGLGCANQAHAFAGCAPADKALLHGGRAPNIGIVTAYNDMLSAHQPYERFPELIREAARAAGGTAQVAGGVPAMCDGVTQGETGMELSLFSRDVIALGTAVALSHQTFDAAVYLGICDKIVPGLVMGALSFGHLPAVFIPAGPMTSGLPNEDKAKIRQLHAEGKVGREALLEAEAKAYHGPGTCTFYGTANTNQMLMEIMGLHLPGVSFINPNTPLRDAVTREATRRALEITALGNDYTPIGRVLDERAFVNGIVGLHATGGSTNHTIHLVAMAAVAGIRLTWDDFAALAEITPLLARIYPNGRADVNHFHAAGGMGLLIRELLEAGLLHEDVRTIHGHGLRGYLTEPGLAEDGRVIWRDGPARSGDPAILRGVAEPFQATGGLRVLDGNIGRAVIKTSAVAAERHVIEAPARVFHSQEALQAAFKAGQLTGDFIAVVRFQGPKANGMPELHKLMPPLGVLQDRGQRVALVTDGRLSGASGKVPSAIHVTPEAADGGWIARIRDGDIIRVDAVQGHLQALVDAAEWQAREPVQADLAASHVGIGRELFSAFRASVGRADAGAAIFG, via the coding sequence ATGACCATCCAGGCCCGCATCGGCGAAATCACCGAGCGCATCACGCGCCGCAGCCATGACGAGCGGTCGCGTTATCTCGATCGCATCGATGCCGCCGGCGAGGCAGCGGCGAAAATGCCGCGCAAGGGCCTGGGCTGTGCCAATCAGGCCCATGCCTTCGCCGGCTGTGCCCCCGCCGACAAGGCGCTGCTGCATGGCGGCCGCGCACCGAATATCGGCATCGTCACCGCCTACAATGACATGCTGTCGGCGCACCAACCTTATGAACGCTTCCCCGAACTGATCCGCGAGGCCGCCCGTGCCGCCGGAGGCACCGCCCAGGTGGCCGGTGGCGTGCCTGCCATGTGCGACGGGGTCACGCAGGGCGAGACCGGCATGGAACTGTCGCTGTTCTCGCGCGACGTCATTGCGCTTGGCACCGCGGTCGCGCTGTCGCACCAAACCTTCGATGCGGCGGTCTACCTGGGCATCTGCGACAAGATCGTGCCCGGGCTGGTGATGGGGGCGCTGTCCTTCGGCCATCTGCCGGCCGTGTTCATCCCCGCCGGCCCTATGACCTCCGGCCTGCCGAACGAGGACAAGGCGAAGATCCGTCAGCTCCACGCCGAGGGCAAGGTCGGCCGCGAGGCGCTGCTGGAAGCGGAAGCAAAGGCCTATCACGGCCCGGGGACCTGCACCTTCTACGGCACCGCCAACACCAACCAGATGCTGATGGAGATCATGGGGCTGCATCTGCCCGGCGTCTCCTTCATCAATCCCAACACGCCGTTGCGCGACGCGGTGACGCGGGAAGCGACCCGGCGCGCGCTGGAAATCACGGCGCTCGGCAACGACTACACCCCGATCGGGCGCGTGCTCGACGAACGGGCGTTCGTGAACGGAATCGTCGGCCTGCACGCAACCGGCGGCTCCACCAACCACACGATCCACCTGGTCGCGATGGCCGCGGTAGCCGGCATCCGGCTGACCTGGGACGATTTCGCCGCCCTCGCCGAGATCACCCCCCTGCTCGCCCGCATCTATCCGAACGGCCGCGCCGACGTGAACCATTTCCATGCCGCCGGCGGGATGGGCCTGCTGATCCGCGAACTGCTGGAAGCGGGCCTGCTGCATGAAGATGTGCGCACCATCCACGGTCACGGCCTGCGCGGCTATCTCACCGAACCCGGTCTTGCCGAGGACGGCCGCGTGATCTGGCGCGACGGCCCCGCGCGCAGCGGCGATCCCGCCATCCTGCGCGGCGTCGCCGAACCGTTCCAGGCCACCGGCGGGCTGCGGGTGCTGGACGGCAATATCGGCCGTGCCGTCATCAAGACCTCGGCCGTCGCCGCCGAACGCCATGTCATCGAGGCCCCGGCCCGTGTGTTCCACAGCCAGGAAGCGCTACAGGCCGCATTCAAGGCCGGACAGCTCACCGGTGATTTCATCGCGGTGGTGCGCTTCCAGGGACCGAAGGCGAACGGCATGCCGGAGCTGCACAAGCTGATGCCGCCGCTCGGCGTGCTGCAGGATCGCGGACAGCGCGTGGCGCTGGTCACCGACGGGCGACTGTCCGGTGCCTCAGGCAAGGTGCCCTCCGCAATTCATGTAACACCCGAAGCCGCCGATGGTGGCTGGATCGCCAGGATCCGTGATGGCGACATCATTCGCGTCGACGCGGTGCAAGGCCATCTGCAAGCCCTGGTCGATGCCGCCGAGTGGCAGGCGCGCGAGCCGGTGCAGGCGGATCTGGCCGCGTCCCATGTTGGCATCGGCCGCGAACTGTTCAGCGCCTTCCGCGCCAGTGTCGGCCGGGCCGATGCCGGCGCGGCGATCTTCGGATGA
- the zwf gene encoding glucose-6-phosphate dehydrogenase, giving the protein MTSHSGAAVLAPTAPFGLPRRRTPVPDFDFVLFGATGDLAARKLLPALLQREAEQVLPSRGRIICTGQQPLSTEEFADRVLSGLKNPGDSALERFRARLCYVPVDARDPQGFTHLAELLTDPQTVRVFYLATAPALFAPICTNLAAAGLVSPHSRVVLEKPIGHDLDSSRVINDAVGSVFTEAQIYRIDHYLGKETVQNLMVLRFANPLFERPWSAADIDHVQITCSESLGVEGRGAYYDRAGALRDMVQNHLVQLLCLVAMEPPSAFDKDSVRDEKLKVLKAVRPITGERVRTTTVRAQYVAGAIDGAPVPDYLSDIGASTSDTETFVAIKAEIDNWRWSGVPFYLRTGKRLPSQSSEIIITFRQVRHCIFPADAGPIGPNQLVIRLQPDEGISQLTTMKAPGSGRLALIPASLQLSFRDTSGARIPEAYERLITDVIRGDATLFMRRDEVEASWHWIEPILDGWRTHMPRPQRYAAGSWGPVAAIGLIERDGRSWYETV; this is encoded by the coding sequence ATGACCTCACACAGCGGCGCCGCGGTGCTTGCGCCGACGGCCCCTTTCGGCCTGCCCCGGCGACGAACCCCGGTGCCGGACTTCGATTTCGTGCTGTTCGGTGCCACCGGCGATCTTGCCGCCCGCAAATTGCTGCCCGCCCTGTTGCAGCGGGAAGCCGAGCAGGTGCTGCCATCGCGCGGCCGCATCATCTGCACGGGCCAGCAGCCGCTCAGCACCGAGGAATTCGCCGATCGCGTGCTCTCCGGCCTGAAGAACCCCGGCGACAGCGCGCTCGAACGCTTCCGTGCCCGCCTGTGCTACGTGCCCGTGGATGCCCGCGATCCGCAGGGCTTCACGCATCTGGCCGAATTGCTGACCGATCCGCAGACGGTACGGGTGTTCTACCTGGCGACCGCGCCGGCACTGTTCGCGCCGATCTGCACCAACCTCGCGGCGGCGGGGCTGGTATCGCCCCACTCCCGCGTCGTACTGGAAAAGCCGATCGGCCACGACCTCGACTCGTCGCGCGTGATCAACGATGCCGTGGGCAGCGTCTTCACCGAGGCGCAGATCTACCGGATCGACCATTACCTCGGGAAGGAGACGGTGCAGAACCTGATGGTGCTGCGCTTCGCCAATCCGCTGTTCGAGCGTCCCTGGTCCGCCGCCGACATCGACCATGTGCAGATCACCTGCTCCGAGAGCCTGGGCGTGGAAGGCCGGGGCGCCTATTACGATCGCGCCGGCGCCTTGCGCGACATGGTGCAGAACCACCTGGTGCAGTTGCTGTGCCTGGTCGCCATGGAGCCGCCCAGCGCCTTCGACAAGGACTCCGTGCGTGACGAGAAGCTGAAGGTGCTGAAAGCGGTGCGCCCGATCACCGGCGAGCGCGTGCGCACGACGACGGTCCGGGCCCAGTACGTCGCCGGTGCCATCGATGGCGCACCCGTCCCAGACTATCTCTCCGACATCGGTGCATCCACCAGCGACACCGAAACCTTCGTCGCGATCAAGGCGGAGATCGACAACTGGCGCTGGTCGGGCGTGCCCTTCTACCTGCGCACCGGCAAGCGCCTGCCCAGCCAGTCTTCCGAGATCATCATCACCTTCCGCCAGGTCCGCCACTGCATCTTCCCCGCCGATGCCGGCCCGATCGGCCCGAACCAGCTGGTCATCCGCCTGCAGCCGGACGAAGGCATCTCGCAGCTCACCACCATGAAGGCGCCGGGCAGCGGCCGGCTGGCGCTGATCCCAGCCAGCCTGCAACTGAGCTTCCGCGACACCAGCGGCGCGCGCATTCCCGAAGCCTATGAACGCCTGATCACCGACGTGATCCGCGGCGACGCCACGCTGTTCATGCGCCGCGACGAGGTCGAGGCATCCTGGCACTGGATCGAGCCCATCCTGGACGGTTGGCGGACCCACATGCCGCGCCCGCAGCGCTACGCCGCCGGCAGTTGGGGGCCGGTCGCCGCGATCGGCCTGATCGAGCGGGACGGGCGTTCCTGGTACGAGACCGTCTGA
- a CDS encoding ABC transporter substrate-binding protein, producing MFRKALLCGLAAICLAGPASAKELKSIGITVGSLGNPFFVSLAKGATEEAKKINPAASVNAVSADYDLNKQFTQIDNFIASGVDLILINASDPRAIAPAIKRAQAAGIVVIAVDVAAAGADATVQTNNTQAGEIACQYLADKIGGKGNVIIQNGPQVSSVIERVKGCKSVLAKYPTIKVLSDDQDGKGSREGGLNVMQGYLTRFPDIQGVFTINDPQAIGSNLATKQLNRQGIVITSVDGAPDIVPALKSNSSIQASASQDPNAMGRLAVEVGNQILNGKKPENPMVLMPSRIVDRSNIGEYKGWQ from the coding sequence ATGTTCAGGAAGGCATTGCTCTGCGGCCTTGCGGCCATCTGCCTCGCCGGCCCGGCCTCAGCGAAGGAACTGAAGTCCATCGGCATCACCGTCGGCTCGCTCGGCAATCCGTTCTTCGTCTCGCTGGCCAAGGGCGCGACCGAGGAAGCGAAGAAGATCAATCCCGCCGCCTCGGTGAATGCGGTTTCCGCCGATTACGACCTCAACAAGCAGTTCACTCAGATCGACAACTTCATTGCCTCCGGGGTCGACCTGATCCTGATCAACGCCTCCGACCCGCGGGCGATCGCGCCGGCGATCAAGCGCGCCCAGGCCGCAGGCATCGTCGTGATCGCGGTGGACGTGGCGGCCGCCGGGGCGGACGCGACGGTGCAGACCAACAACACCCAGGCCGGGGAAATCGCCTGCCAGTACCTGGCCGACAAGATTGGCGGCAAGGGCAATGTCATCATCCAGAACGGGCCACAGGTCTCCTCCGTGATCGAACGGGTGAAGGGCTGCAAGTCGGTACTGGCGAAATATCCCACCATCAAAGTTCTGTCCGATGACCAGGACGGCAAGGGCTCGCGCGAGGGCGGCCTGAACGTCATGCAGGGCTATCTCACCCGCTTCCCCGATATCCAGGGCGTGTTCACCATCAACGATCCGCAGGCGATCGGGTCCAATCTCGCGACGAAGCAGCTCAATCGCCAGGGCATCGTCATCACCTCGGTCGATGGCGCACCCGACATCGTCCCGGCGCTGAAGAGCAACTCGTCGATCCAGGCTTCGGCCAGCCAGGACCCGAACGCGATGGGCCGGCTCGCGGTGGAGGTCGGCAACCAGATCCTCAACGGCAAGAAACCGGAAAACCCGATGGTGCTGATGCCCTCCAGGATCGTCGACCGATCCAATATCGGCGAGTACAAGGGCTGGCAGTAA